From the genome of Pseudomonas migulae:
TCAACAGGTTGACGCAGAAACTGACGCTGATCTGGGTCATCCCGAGCACGATGCTCTGGGTGAACACCGAACCATGCTCAGGCGTGATGAATTGCGGAAACACAGACAGGTAAAACACAGCGATTTTCGGATTCAGGGCACTGGTCAGAAAACCCATGGTAATCAGCTTGCGCGACGAGTCCGGCGGCAGCTGCTGCGCCTCGAACGGCGACCGCGCTCCCGGTTTGACCGCCTGCCAGGCCAGCCATAACAGGTACAGCGCACCGGCCCACTTCAACACTTCATAGGCGATCGGCACCGCCAGGAACACCGCCGTCAGCCCCGCCGCGGCGGCGAACAGGTGCACGAAGAACCCTGCGACCACGCCGAGCAACGAGGTCACCCCGGCCCTGCGGCCCTGGCAGATCGAACGGGAGATCAGGTAGATCATGTTCGGCCCCGGCGTCAGTACCATCAGCAGCGCGGCAGCGGCGAAGATCAGCAAGTCTTGAAGCGCAATCATGGGCAATCCTTGGTCCGTGAACAGTCAGGCCATCGCGGTCAACGAGGCTCGATAAAACGGCAGGATCAGGTCCCGTGTCAATGGCGCCAGCGTGACATCACCGTCGGTCGCCGGGTCGATCCAGCGCACCTCTTCGATCTCCGCTGCCGGTGACACGTCTGAATCGATCGTTAGCTGAAAGAGTTCGGCCTGTACGATAAATCCCGGCTCATTGGCGGCGGGTGCCGAGAATTGCCCGAGATAGAAGGCATGCGCCGGATCGATGACCAGTCCCAGCTCTTCATCCAGTTCACGGGCCAGCGCACAGGCCGGTTGTTCATGGGCCTCGATCTTTCCGCCCGGCTGCATGAACGCCTCGGTGCCGCGCTTGCGGACCAGCAGGGTACGACCGTCGGGGCCGATCAACAGGGCGGCGGCGATGCGGATGATGCGCGGGGATGGGGAGGATGAAAGGGTCATGGATGAAGATGGGCCTTGGATAAAAGGCAAGGATCACATGCGCGTCGGCGCGTCGTCACGCCGAAAAGAGCATCTGCGAAACGTAGCCACCTGTATGCGAGCTTTTGTGGCGAGGGGATTTATCCCCGTTGGGTCGCGAAGAGGCCCCGGCGTCCGGCGAAACAGACTGAGTTGTCCGGATTTGCAACTGCTTCGCAGCCGAGCGGGGATAAATCCCCTCGCCACAAAAGCTCGCTCCTACAGAGGATCAGTGCAAGGCCTCGGAAGTCTCGCCTCCCTCCAGAATCGCGCCGTTCACCTCTTCCGGCAGCTTCACAAAAATGCTGTATTTCGCCCCTTCCATGGCTTCGAAAGCGATCAGCTTCTCCACCAGCGGTCCGTTCAACACCTTGCCGGCATTGAGCAGCAGCATGCCGTTGTCGGCATTGAGGTTGCGCGCCAGGATCATCCCTGATGCCAATTCCCGGGTGGTCACGACCTTGACCGTCGGATCGGCCAGGGAAACATCGCTCAGGTAGGCGGCACACACCTGAATGAAATCCTCCACCATCTCAGGGTCGTAGAGTTTTCCGGCGTAGCTGCGGATGTACACCAGCGCTTCATCACTGTTCATCTGCCGTTCCAGGATCAACCCGCGCTGCAACTCGATGAAATCCACCGCCAGTTTCAGCAACCGCGAACCGACGGGAATCGCCTCGCCTTTGAGACGGTCGGGAAAACCGCTGCCGTCCCAACGCTCCTGATGGTGAAGAATCAGCCGGGCGGCATCTTTCATCGGGTCGAGCGTCATCAACAGCGATTCGCTCTGTTTCGGGTAATTGCGATAACGCTCACGATCGTTGTGGTGCAGCAGGTCCGCCGGCGCGGTCATCATGCTGTCGGTCCAGCTCAGCTTGCCGATGTTGTAGAGCGCCGCCGCCATGGTCAGGTCGCGACTGGTGCCAGCATCCAGGTCATGGAGCTTGCAGTACACCCGTACCAGCTCGATGATCTGGCGGTTGGTCTGTTTGGCCGGCGGCATGCGCAGGTTGGCGAGCAGCGAGAACATCTCCGTGCCGGTGACGTAGCTGTGCTTGAGCTCCTCGTAGGCGAGGTCGAGCATGTCGGCGGTCTGCTGCAGCTCGGCGGTGCGGGAGGCGACGCGTTTGTCCAGGGTGATGTTGAGCAGCTTCAATTCCTGGTTCTGGTCCCACGTTTCCTGGACCAGGCGCAACCGTTCACGCTCGGAATGCTGATACGCAAGTGATTGCCGCAGTATCAGCAGCATTTCCTCATCGTGCCAGGGCTTGCTGATGTAACGGTGAATCTGCCCGTCATTGATGGCTTTGATAATGGCTGAGGGATCGGCATAACCGGTCAGCATGATCCGGACGGTATCGGGATAACGCTCGTGGATGTGGGCCAGCAGCGTGGCCCCGTCCATGTTGGGCATGCGGGCATCGCTCATCACCAGGTCAATGGGCTGTTGCGCCATGATTTCCAGGGCCTGGGCGCCGCTGGTCGCCAGCAGCACCTCGTAAGGCTGACCGCGTAACAGGCGACGCAGGCTGTTGAGGATGGGTTCCTCATCATCGACCAGCAGCACCTTGGATTTACAGGCGGACGTCGCGGGGAGTTGCTCTTCCATGGCATTACCTCAGGCGAAAACGGGTACAGCGTCATGTCGGGAACCGGGCAAACATCCGCTATCGCCGGATCCTGACCTACAGGCTAGATGATTTTCGCCCCCTCACCGCAATGATTCGTTTCAGTCAGTTGCGCGAACTCCGGTCCGGACGACTATGCTCTGTTGACTCGGATCCATAATCTGTACGTTCGGCCAGGTGGTCAGGGAAAAGGATGACCCTTATGAACACTGCGCATCAAACCGCTGTCGGCCCAGGGACATGGTGATGAATACGCTGCTGGCACGGACCAACCGGCGGATTCTCATCGTCGACGACACGGCTTCGATCCATGAGGACTTCAACAAGATCCTCAGCCCGCCATCGTCCGATGACGACAGCCTGACCAGTGCCGAACAAGCCCTGTTCGGCACGGCGGTGACGTCCAAACTCCAGAGTTTCATACTCGATTCAGCATTCCAGGGCCTCGAAGCGCTGGACAAGGTCGAAACGG
Proteins encoded in this window:
- a CDS encoding HD domain-containing phosphohydrolase, whose amino-acid sequence is MEEQLPATSACKSKVLLVDDEEPILNSLRRLLRGQPYEVLLATSGAQALEIMAQQPIDLVMSDARMPNMDGATLLAHIHERYPDTVRIMLTGYADPSAIIKAINDGQIHRYISKPWHDEEMLLILRQSLAYQHSERERLRLVQETWDQNQELKLLNITLDKRVASRTAELQQTADMLDLAYEELKHSYVTGTEMFSLLANLRMPPAKQTNRQIIELVRVYCKLHDLDAGTSRDLTMAAALYNIGKLSWTDSMMTAPADLLHHNDRERYRNYPKQSESLLMTLDPMKDAARLILHHQERWDGSGFPDRLKGEAIPVGSRLLKLAVDFIELQRGLILERQMNSDEALVYIRSYAGKLYDPEMVEDFIQVCAAYLSDVSLADPTVKVVTTRELASGMILARNLNADNGMLLLNAGKVLNGPLVEKLIAFEAMEGAKYSIFVKLPEEVNGAILEGGETSEALH
- a CDS encoding NUDIX hydrolase; the protein is MTLSSSPSPRIIRIAAALLIGPDGRTLLVRKRGTEAFMQPGGKIEAHEQPACALARELDEELGLVIDPAHAFYLGQFSAPAANEPGFIVQAELFQLTIDSDVSPAAEIEEVRWIDPATDGDVTLAPLTRDLILPFYRASLTAMA
- a CDS encoding LysE family translocator, which produces MIALQDLLIFAAAALLMVLTPGPNMIYLISRSICQGRRAGVTSLLGVVAGFFVHLFAAAAGLTAVFLAVPIAYEVLKWAGALYLLWLAWQAVKPGARSPFEAQQLPPDSSRKLITMGFLTSALNPKIAVFYLSVFPQFITPEHGSVFTQSIVLGMTQISVSFCVNLLIAVFAAGIASWFVNNPTWLAVQRYFMGFVLSALAVRLMLEQRKAA